The following are encoded together in the Thalassomonas haliotis genome:
- a CDS encoding ATP-binding protein, translating to MQLSTKQQLLSLVLFTTFIPYALLERWLSFSQQQLSDLALLLLQFTCIGFLLLCAKKTSSRSLKLFWQYLIFAIVFILCAYLLPQNINYLAQLLSKDFLSLFIYFFILLAIETNPHLGDAPPSKYISGRVPAIIFTVLCYGYFILLPAEFSDEIYQQLKPSYLFHILITGLIAIRLFVCLISCQDHFWRQTFFLLTLAALVVLVAKIMHFVTIDGNIFMTKSYLSTLMQLLPYCLIIFAAYITLKHPGHPVVIKRESNPEIYTLFLMLVMIALHLLGHEQQYFYALETSLQAAVVGLWLIIGSSLLYIIYRKRRDISAQQALNILEQKEEIKELTSANHKITDAFLNSEDKAIVRASNNAILTTSIQGEILSANPAAVQMFQSLEQELKGTNVSALFSDKDEMYYFFDFQSNVYSLQRKDLGISVECSAVRSDGTEFPTQAELQWAVREAQPLIVITFINLTARKLAEKQALELKDKFIANISHEFRTPLTIINGIIDRYILKSSNEEENDDLTTAKRNGLRLVRMVEQLLELSRLSDNPKLSLDTYRLHTLMTMPLDSFCRLSSQSKLEFSSQIPEDLWIECDAQAFEKIIFNLLANAVKYTPAGGFIKVNAYTEQDTIILDIIDSGIGINKQSQSKIFERFQRADDVLNQGTFGVGIGLSLVNELVKTHNWRINLVSEQGQGSKFSLSIPMASPRLQEKQLPISLSENEVSSLLEEQRTVSSSQAEHSHQVVLVIEDNIDMQSHIKQVVEQRHHCILAGSGELGLQLANEYLPDLIVCDLMLTGIDGFEVLQQIKQNEMTAHIPVILLTARSDLESRLQGLNLNADEYLSKPFNHNELLTRIQNLIENRQKLQQTYLNKFQDSQKQERRITSQENVSKLAEDTSESINQDEKFLNKLEAMVAKHYSDPSLDISALSKELAMSERQLQRRIKVLLGTTPNNFIKEFRLKKAQELLKSGAQIGRIALDVGFSSQTYFGRCFKEMFECTPKQYQQQVQTEEE from the coding sequence TTGCAACTATCAACAAAGCAACAACTCTTATCCTTAGTTCTTTTTACGACCTTTATCCCGTACGCTTTGCTTGAGCGTTGGTTGTCGTTTTCCCAGCAGCAACTGTCTGATCTGGCCCTATTGTTATTACAGTTTACCTGCATCGGCTTTCTGCTGTTATGCGCTAAAAAAACCAGTTCGCGCTCGCTCAAGCTCTTCTGGCAATATCTGATTTTCGCCATTGTTTTTATCCTGTGCGCATATTTATTGCCACAGAACATTAATTATCTCGCCCAATTGCTTTCCAAGGATTTCTTATCCCTGTTTATTTATTTTTTCATTTTACTGGCAATAGAAACCAATCCGCATTTAGGCGATGCGCCGCCAAGTAAATATATCAGCGGCCGGGTACCGGCAATTATCTTTACCGTGCTCTGTTATGGCTACTTTATCTTATTACCTGCTGAGTTTTCCGATGAAATCTATCAGCAGCTCAAACCTTCGTACCTGTTCCATATCCTGATCACAGGTTTAATCGCGATACGCCTGTTCGTTTGCCTGATCAGTTGTCAGGATCATTTCTGGCGTCAGACCTTCTTCTTATTAACCCTGGCGGCACTGGTGGTGCTAGTCGCCAAAATCATGCATTTTGTCACCATTGACGGCAATATTTTCATGACTAAGAGTTACCTGAGCACCTTAATGCAATTGTTACCCTATTGCCTGATTATTTTTGCCGCCTATATCACCTTAAAGCATCCCGGACATCCGGTTGTTATCAAGCGCGAAAGCAACCCGGAAATTTATACCCTGTTTTTGATGCTGGTGATGATAGCCCTGCACCTGCTCGGCCATGAACAGCAATACTTTTATGCCCTGGAAACGTCCCTGCAAGCCGCGGTTGTTGGCCTGTGGCTGATAATAGGCTCCAGCCTGCTGTATATAATTTACCGTAAACGCCGGGATATATCTGCCCAGCAGGCCCTTAACATCCTGGAGCAGAAAGAAGAGATTAAGGAGCTGACTTCCGCCAACCACAAGATCACCGATGCTTTTCTTAACAGTGAAGATAAAGCCATAGTGCGGGCCTCCAATAATGCCATCCTCACCACGTCGATCCAGGGGGAAATATTGTCGGCAAACCCGGCGGCGGTGCAGATGTTTCAAAGCCTGGAGCAGGAATTAAAAGGCACCAATGTCAGCGCTTTATTCTCCGACAAGGATGAGATGTATTATTTCTTTGATTTCCAAAGTAATGTCTATTCCCTGCAGCGTAAAGATCTTGGCATATCGGTGGAATGCAGCGCGGTGCGCTCCGATGGCACTGAGTTCCCTACCCAGGCTGAGCTGCAATGGGCGGTACGCGAAGCCCAGCCGCTGATAGTGATCACTTTTATCAACCTGACGGCACGCAAACTTGCCGAGAAACAGGCGCTGGAATTAAAAGATAAGTTCATTGCCAATATTTCCCATGAGTTCAGAACGCCGTTGACCATAATCAACGGCATTATCGACCGCTATATCCTAAAAAGCAGTAACGAAGAAGAAAATGACGACCTGACCACGGCAAAAAGAAACGGCTTGCGTTTAGTGCGTATGGTGGAACAGTTACTGGAATTATCCAGGTTAAGCGATAACCCCAAGTTATCCCTGGATACCTACCGGCTGCACACCTTAATGACCATGCCGCTTGATTCTTTCTGCCGCTTGTCGTCCCAGAGTAAACTGGAATTTTCCAGTCAGATCCCGGAAGACCTGTGGATAGAATGTGATGCCCAGGCCTTTGAGAAGATCATCTTTAACCTGCTCGCCAATGCCGTCAAATACACTCCGGCGGGCGGCTTTATCAAGGTTAATGCCTATACCGAACAAGACACTATTATTCTCGATATTATCGACTCGGGCATAGGCATCAATAAGCAGTCGCAAAGTAAGATATTTGAGCGCTTTCAGCGGGCCGACGATGTCTTGAACCAGGGCACTTTCGGCGTAGGCATCGGCCTTTCCCTGGTTAATGAGCTGGTAAAAACCCATAACTGGCGTATCAACCTGGTCAGCGAACAGGGCCAGGGCAGCAAATTCAGCCTGTCCATCCCTATGGCCAGCCCCAGATTGCAGGAGAAACAATTACCCATTAGTTTATCGGAAAACGAGGTCTCTTCCCTGCTGGAAGAACAGCGCACTGTCTCCAGCAGCCAGGCTGAGCATTCCCACCAGGTGGTGCTGGTGATTGAAGATAATATTGATATGCAAAGCCATATCAAACAGGTAGTGGAGCAAAGACACCATTGTATTCTCGCCGGCAGCGGCGAATTAGGGCTTCAGCTGGCCAATGAATACCTGCCGGATCTCATTGTCTGTGATCTCATGCTTACCGGTATCGACGGTTTTGAGGTACTGCAGCAAATCAAACAAAACGAAATGACCGCCCATATTCCGGTGATTTTATTAACGGCACGTTCGGATCTGGAAAGCCGGTTACAGGGACTGAATTTAAATGCCGATGAATATCTGAGCAAACCTTTTAACCACAATGAGTTGCTGACCCGGATCCAAAACCTGATTGAAAACCGGCAGAAGTTACAGCAAACCTATCTCAATAAGTTCCAGGATAGCCAAAAGCAGGAACGCCGTATCACCTCGCAGGAAAATGTCTCCAAGTTGGCGGAAGATACCAGCGAAAGCATCAACCAGGACGAGAAGTTCCTCAATAAACTCGAAGCCATGGTGGCCAAGCATTATTCGGATCCGTCATTGGATATCAGCGCCTTATCCAAAGAGCTGGCCATGAGTGAACGCCAGCTGCAAAGAAGGATCAAGGTACTGCTGGGCACAACGCCAAATAACTTCATTAAAGAATTCAGGCTGAAAAAAGCACAGGAATTACTCAAAAGCGGCGCCCAGATCGGACGCATTGCCCTGGACGTCGGTTTTTCTTCGCAAACTTATTTCGGCCGCTGTTTTAAAGAGATGTTCGAATGCACGCCTAAACAATACCAGCAGCAGGTGCAAACGGAAGAGGAATAA
- a CDS encoding aspartate aminotransferase family protein, with translation MTNTKKPTSSTLLEQAHTHMPLGVADSYRYWGEDNTVFVKSMKGCQITDSDDQVFVDFRLAYGPIILGYRDSRVDEQVIRCITERGTISGFSTDLDSDVVSLIKSLCPNIEKMRFANSGTEAVIGAVRTARGFTGRNKVVVVEGGFHGLYDEMMWKSDVDNWDSASGDKPEVIPFGAGIPESTREHQESVPLNDFAAIDDVFARLGDDIAAIVIEPIMGNCGSIAATQEYMQKLRDICDQNGAMLIMDEVKTGFRVAKGGVQELYGIKADLTTYAKAMGNGYPVAAFGGRSDVMDKISFDKDGVTHGGTYTANMIALSAAKATLTVLSETDALATINKVGADIQRVLSRVFDKFAIEHRFAGPDSMFGVHFGNEVPQNYRDWKKTDSELYTKFAFNLIANGVMLEPDSREPWFICEAHKDMDLNWLEDVANKAMEKALND, from the coding sequence ATGACCAATACCAAAAAACCAACAAGCTCGACTTTGTTGGAGCAGGCTCACACACATATGCCTTTGGGGGTTGCCGACAGTTACCGTTATTGGGGTGAAGACAATACCGTTTTTGTTAAAAGCATGAAGGGCTGTCAGATCACCGATAGCGACGATCAGGTTTTTGTCGATTTTCGCCTGGCCTATGGCCCTATCATCCTCGGGTACCGGGATAGCCGTGTTGATGAGCAAGTGATCCGCTGCATTACCGAGCGCGGCACTATTTCCGGATTTTCCACCGACCTCGACAGCGATGTCGTCAGCCTGATCAAAAGCCTGTGCCCGAACATTGAAAAAATGCGTTTTGCCAATTCCGGTACCGAAGCGGTGATCGGTGCGGTTCGTACCGCCCGGGGTTTTACCGGCCGTAATAAAGTTGTGGTGGTTGAAGGCGGCTTCCACGGTTTATATGATGAAATGATGTGGAAGTCCGATGTCGATAACTGGGACAGCGCATCCGGGGACAAGCCGGAGGTTATTCCTTTTGGCGCCGGTATTCCCGAAAGTACCCGTGAGCACCAGGAAAGTGTGCCGCTGAATGACTTTGCTGCCATCGACGATGTTTTTGCCCGTCTTGGCGATGACATTGCTGCGATTGTGATTGAGCCTATTATGGGTAACTGTGGCAGTATTGCCGCAACCCAGGAATACATGCAAAAACTGCGTGATATCTGCGACCAAAACGGCGCCATGCTGATTATGGATGAAGTGAAAACCGGTTTCCGCGTTGCCAAGGGCGGAGTACAGGAGCTTTATGGTATCAAGGCAGACTTAACTACCTATGCCAAGGCTATGGGTAACGGTTACCCGGTGGCGGCCTTTGGCGGCCGTAGCGACGTTATGGATAAGATCAGCTTTGATAAAGACGGCGTGACCCACGGCGGCACCTACACCGCCAATATGATCGCCTTAAGCGCCGCCAAGGCGACTTTGACGGTATTAAGTGAAACCGATGCCCTGGCCACCATCAATAAAGTCGGCGCCGATATCCAGCGGGTATTGTCCCGTGTGTTTGATAAATTTGCTATCGAGCACAGGTTTGCCGGCCCGGATTCCATGTTTGGCGTGCATTTTGGTAACGAAGTGCCGCAGAACTACCGCGACTGGAAAAAAACCGACAGCGAGCTTTATACCAAGTTTGCCTTTAACCTGATCGCCAACGGCGTGATGTTGGAGCCGGACTCGCGCGAGCCCTGGTTTATTTGCGAAGCCCATAAAGACATGGACTTGAACTGGCTGGAAGACGTGGCAAATAAAGCCATGGAAAAAGCCCTGAACGACTAA
- a CDS encoding PEP-CTERM sorting domain-containing protein (PEP-CTERM proteins occur, often in large numbers, in the proteomes of bacteria that also encode an exosortase, a predicted intramembrane cysteine proteinase. The presence of a PEP-CTERM domain at a protein's C-terminus predicts cleavage within the sorting domain, followed by covalent anchoring to some some component of the (usually Gram-negative) cell surface. Many PEP-CTERM proteins exhibit an unusual sequence composition that includes large numbers of potential glycosylation sites. Expression of one such protein has been shown restore the ability of a bacterium to form floc, a type of biofilm.) yields the protein MKKISKWITALSITFTSVAAVAADIPATSIMDNYVGAGYGSDVYGGESQFDIDQMVVSRTGTTMSVGIYTAFSGNDNYQMGDLFMSADPSNPDANPWNPAPNDRYSDSSSSNTGTDWNYAYTIRDWSGTHDDRYNDRDDTSGRGRLVSGFDQDDLRTSSENHGNRSRADQAVSLNASSYYNRRQYHAYDNIHSGWSNWNTTDNVYSMNGISYNLISFEFDVAGTALATANQIAFRWAMSCANDIIEGLVSINGDGPVDVPEPETLLLLLLGLGGIVARRKIGSQKMQPAVL from the coding sequence ATGAAAAAAATAAGCAAGTGGATAACGGCATTATCCATAACATTTACCAGTGTTGCCGCGGTTGCCGCCGATATTCCGGCAACCAGCATCATGGATAATTATGTCGGCGCCGGTTACGGCAGCGACGTCTATGGGGGGGAATCCCAGTTTGATATTGACCAAATGGTAGTCAGCCGCACAGGCACCACCATGAGCGTCGGTATTTATACCGCCTTTTCAGGCAATGATAACTACCAGATGGGTGACCTCTTTATGTCGGCAGACCCCTCAAACCCGGATGCCAACCCCTGGAACCCTGCGCCAAACGACAGATATTCCGACAGCAGTAGCAGCAATACCGGCACCGACTGGAATTATGCCTACACCATCAGAGACTGGTCCGGAACCCATGACGATAGATATAATGACAGAGACGACACTTCCGGCAGAGGACGATTGGTCTCGGGTTTTGATCAAGACGATCTGAGAACATCCAGTGAAAATCACGGTAACCGCTCCAGAGCAGATCAAGCGGTTTCCCTAAACGCCAGTTCCTATTATAACCGCCGCCAGTATCACGCCTATGACAATATACATAGCGGCTGGAGCAACTGGAACACCACAGATAACGTTTATAGCATGAACGGCATCAGCTATAACCTGATCAGTTTTGAGTTTGATGTTGCCGGCACCGCACTGGCTACCGCCAATCAAATCGCCTTTCGCTGGGCAATGTCATGTGCAAACGATATTATTGAAGGTTTAGTGTCCATCAACGGCGATGGCCCGGTTGATGTGCCAGAGCCGGAAACCTTATTGTTATTGTTATTGGGCCTGGGTGGTATTGTTGCCCGCCGTAAAATAGGCAGCCAGAAAATGCAACCGGCTGTTTTATAA
- the prsT gene encoding XrtA/PEP-CTERM system TPR-repeat protein PrsT — translation MAKHQLKKIQSIFLTLILGCLASAKVLAFTFQEANQAYEDALRSFAQSDLSAAVVFLKNSLKNNPSHLPSKILMAEILIAQGDGAAAEIELTYALKNGADEKRILPLLLEAQLLQKKYEQVVASNFPPGSNGRLKSQIAMLKGRAFVAQKKYVRAEQLFRQALVYNGNNVLAILGRAQVALLRENLRQARAYTEQALAKDATNTNGLLMLANIEQMQGNKEAALTKTNEIIALNRENFPALLMRAGLLIDKGQYQAALLDVSVILKQIPNEPRANYLKAITNIALGNKAESDATIEHLNTVLTGVPDEVMQANPVYYYLAGVISFGQGEYLQAQDALRKYFDINKEDTRALKLLARTEFRLNEPFAAKSYLVKARLINPDDVEIWSLLGRAYMATGAREKAERYFLDVIRALPRESAVHLDIARLYLSTGQADKAIASLKQAEHLTTAQTDRGDLYLLFTRAYQENNQIGMALDNVDKVIALRGQDSFLYQLKGSLLGQNGEHEQARLAFEQALTFDAGNYQAVLHLARMDMLSGNIKQSNKRLHQFIEQNPANTELMLELGQNYLRLNEPANALTWFEKAYAQDRSNNRALIQLVHYHSKLNDITQALALVEDYLKRFNKDGEILLIAADLYLKDKQNDKALQAHQLAVKHSQEKAAALLALARTQILFGEDDNAITSLEKAIVRDNRFIRAYLQLVDIYHSRQDFDNAMATIGQLEKVVPDSQLTIVLRGDTYRLNRQYALAVDAYNQALKIKPSQQATLGLYRVYQAKEQHQQALDLLEARLKSHPDDLLSAIALADSYKARGELKKAGDFYESLIARFPNAPVLFNNAAAVYLLLGNFDKAAEYAEAAHARLPDNVAIIDTKAWVETLRGNYQQALPLYRQALALDVDNMEVQYHLAFTLNKMGRTGEAIKYLQELLASEQTFTEKEEAQALLKTLQP, via the coding sequence ATGGCTAAACACCAGTTAAAAAAAATTCAATCTATATTTCTGACACTTATCCTGGGCTGTTTGGCCAGTGCCAAGGTATTGGCGTTTACTTTCCAGGAAGCGAACCAGGCTTATGAAGATGCTTTGCGCAGTTTTGCCCAATCGGATTTAAGCGCGGCAGTGGTTTTTTTGAAAAATTCGTTAAAGAACAATCCCAGCCATCTGCCTTCGAAGATATTGATGGCGGAGATTTTAATCGCCCAGGGGGACGGTGCGGCCGCAGAAATTGAATTAACCTATGCCCTGAAAAATGGCGCCGATGAAAAGCGTATTCTACCTCTGCTGCTCGAAGCCCAGTTATTGCAAAAAAAATATGAACAGGTGGTGGCCAGCAATTTTCCTCCCGGCAGCAATGGCCGGTTAAAAAGCCAAATTGCCATGCTCAAAGGCCGGGCATTTGTTGCACAAAAAAAATATGTCAGGGCGGAGCAGCTTTTTCGCCAGGCCCTGGTTTATAACGGCAATAATGTGCTGGCAATCTTAGGGCGGGCACAGGTTGCCTTGTTACGTGAAAATCTTAGACAGGCGCGAGCTTATACCGAACAGGCATTAGCAAAAGATGCGACCAATACCAACGGCCTGTTAATGCTGGCCAATATTGAACAAATGCAGGGCAATAAAGAAGCTGCACTGACTAAAACCAATGAGATCATCGCCCTTAACCGGGAGAATTTTCCTGCGTTACTTATGCGTGCCGGTTTGTTGATTGATAAAGGTCAGTATCAGGCGGCGTTACTCGATGTTAGCGTGATCCTCAAGCAAATTCCCAATGAGCCCAGGGCGAATTACCTCAAGGCCATTACCAATATTGCGCTAGGCAATAAAGCCGAGTCCGATGCTACTATCGAACACCTTAATACCGTATTAACCGGGGTGCCGGATGAAGTGATGCAGGCAAACCCGGTTTATTATTATCTGGCCGGGGTGATAAGTTTTGGTCAGGGGGAGTATTTGCAGGCCCAGGATGCGCTGCGTAAATATTTTGATATCAATAAAGAAGATACCCGGGCATTAAAATTGCTGGCCAGAACCGAGTTCAGGTTAAATGAACCCTTTGCCGCCAAAAGTTACCTGGTCAAAGCCCGTTTAATTAATCCGGATGATGTTGAAATCTGGAGCCTGCTTGGCCGTGCCTATATGGCGACCGGGGCAAGGGAAAAAGCCGAGCGCTATTTCCTCGATGTTATCCGGGCCTTGCCCCGTGAAAGTGCTGTTCATCTCGATATCGCCAGATTATACCTGAGCACGGGACAGGCGGATAAGGCGATTGCTTCTTTGAAACAGGCCGAGCACCTGACAACGGCACAAACCGACAGGGGGGATTTATATTTGTTATTCACCCGGGCCTACCAGGAGAATAACCAGATAGGGATGGCGCTTGATAATGTCGATAAGGTTATTGCCCTGCGCGGACAAGACAGTTTTTTATATCAGTTAAAGGGCAGCTTGCTCGGTCAGAACGGCGAGCATGAACAAGCCCGCTTAGCCTTTGAGCAGGCGCTAACATTTGATGCCGGCAATTATCAGGCGGTGCTGCACCTTGCCCGCATGGATATGCTCTCGGGCAATATCAAACAGTCTAATAAACGTCTGCACCAGTTTATAGAGCAAAACCCCGCCAATACCGAGCTGATGCTGGAATTAGGACAAAACTATTTACGTCTTAACGAGCCGGCAAATGCCTTAACCTGGTTTGAAAAGGCCTATGCCCAGGATAGAAGCAATAATAGAGCTTTGATCCAGCTGGTTCATTACCACAGCAAGCTAAACGACATCACACAAGCCCTGGCGCTGGTGGAAGATTATCTGAAGCGGTTCAATAAAGATGGTGAAATTCTGCTAATCGCCGCCGATCTTTATTTAAAAGATAAGCAAAACGATAAAGCATTACAGGCTCACCAGCTGGCGGTAAAACATAGCCAGGAAAAAGCGGCTGCTTTACTGGCCCTGGCTCGAACCCAGATTTTGTTTGGCGAGGATGATAACGCGATAACTTCACTGGAAAAAGCCATTGTCAGGGACAATCGCTTTATTCGGGCTTACTTGCAGCTGGTTGATATTTATCATTCCCGGCAAGACTTTGATAATGCCATGGCGACTATCGGCCAGCTGGAAAAAGTGGTGCCGGACAGTCAGTTAACCATAGTGTTAAGGGGAGATACATACCGCCTCAACCGTCAATATGCCCTGGCCGTTGATGCCTATAATCAAGCATTAAAAATCAAACCGTCACAGCAGGCGACCCTGGGCTTATACCGGGTATACCAGGCGAAGGAGCAACACCAGCAAGCGCTTGACCTGTTAGAGGCAAGGCTCAAAAGCCACCCGGATGATTTGCTCAGCGCTATAGCTCTGGCGGACAGCTACAAAGCCCGGGGCGAGTTGAAAAAAGCCGGGGACTTCTATGAGAGCCTGATCGCACGTTTCCCGAATGCGCCGGTATTATTTAATAATGCCGCTGCCGTCTATTTATTACTCGGTAATTTTGATAAAGCGGCGGAATATGCCGAAGCTGCCCATGCCCGCTTGCCGGATAATGTTGCCATTATAGATACCAAAGCCTGGGTAGAGACCTTGCGGGGAAATTATCAGCAGGCGCTGCCATTATACCGCCAGGCGTTGGCGCTTGATGTTGATAATATGGAAGTGCAGTATCACCTGGCTTTTACCTTAAATAAAATGGGCCGCACCGGTGAAGCGATAAAATATTTGCAAGAGTTGCTTGCCAGTGAGCAAACTTTTACCGAGAAAGAAGAGGCGCAAGCGCTTTTAAAAACATTACAGCCTTAA
- a CDS encoding DUF748 domain-containing protein, with translation MRMLAIKITKIFLSLFLTIYCLIWLLSPVASRYFINDILAPQKLVLSDESSIRYNPFLSKLSLKNLTLSPAADREKALFRLDSLVVRIRLYQLLFDRLHINEFNLDGLFLDIRQSENKLEVAGFTLPRASDKPAEDVAQEQEPTQDFPYTLVLPALKVTNSSLAFSLPQGQHEFAIDNLVISDVEATASRQDFSVSLSSKLDQAPFSLALDGLVSKQAPGTDTSTGAKTQARTQAKISAELELEGFDLTHLAAFMPKEFSLHSGLLSYRTGLQLVSTEENQLQLDFKDMALDLTGLHLEQAQTQSHVTLSEKALISKALTLQLALDNGQAPLTLLNGDAGLTLADAKLYHRQEQAQLLAFESLKLENLLLAITDNKPQVKLEQVLLTGASFSDFTDNELPPLARISSFAVQDINASASGVSINKVRLGNFDLDVSLDKDKQVENLVQLSGEQGSEEVSEPGQEAQAQAQAQESTETNQDTPPEQRFSLVLNEFVLEQDSHIRFLDRSVTPAYKRDFIISTLRAGPVNNQQPEIKTAFALKGKSNEYAKFDLSGYASPFLAEPVYAVSGGVKEISLPGISAYIKNALQHELQSGQLDLALELNLTGEEIDGHTDIMLRGVELTSADDHQVDSLKDQTAIPFNVALGMLKDSDGNVELDIPLSGNISDPSFGFTGFLTLLTKQAVMSATKEYLMTTFVPYANVVSITLSAGEYLLKVRFNDLLLSPGVSEFVQDNIAFINEFSALMKDKPDTQVTLCAVATAQDIGLPVGTEELTDIEIESLNELSLKRLNHFKSYMVEQEQIDSSRLLLCNPQVDLSAEAQPRITFAT, from the coding sequence ATGCGCATGCTGGCAATAAAAATAACAAAAATATTTCTTTCACTTTTCTTGACGATATATTGCCTGATCTGGTTGTTATCACCTGTAGCGAGTCGGTATTTTATTAACGATATACTGGCGCCGCAAAAACTGGTGTTATCGGATGAAAGCAGCATACGCTACAATCCGTTTTTGTCTAAACTGAGTCTCAAAAACTTAACTCTTTCCCCGGCGGCTGACCGGGAAAAAGCGCTATTTCGCCTGGACAGTTTAGTGGTTCGCATCCGCCTGTATCAGCTTTTGTTTGACCGGCTCCATATTAACGAATTTAATCTCGACGGCCTTTTTCTTGATATCAGGCAAAGTGAAAACAAGCTTGAAGTGGCCGGATTCACCTTACCCCGGGCAAGTGACAAGCCAGCAGAAGATGTAGCGCAAGAACAGGAACCGACGCAGGACTTCCCTTATACCCTGGTACTGCCTGCACTTAAGGTGACTAATTCCTCACTGGCCTTTAGCCTGCCCCAGGGACAGCATGAGTTTGCCATCGACAACCTGGTTATTTCTGATGTCGAGGCCACGGCCAGCCGACAGGATTTTTCGGTTTCCCTTAGCAGCAAGCTTGATCAGGCGCCTTTTAGCCTGGCACTTGACGGGCTGGTCAGCAAACAAGCGCCTGGTACCGATACCAGCACGGGTGCCAAAACCCAGGCCAGAACCCAGGCCAAAATAAGCGCTGAACTTGAACTTGAAGGCTTTGATTTAACACACCTGGCGGCATTTATGCCGAAGGAGTTTTCCCTGCATTCGGGTTTGTTGAGTTACCGGACCGGATTACAACTGGTCAGCACTGAAGAAAATCAGCTGCAACTTGACTTTAAAGACATGGCTTTAGATCTCACCGGACTGCATCTGGAACAGGCACAAACCCAAAGCCATGTCACCCTGTCTGAAAAAGCCCTGATAAGCAAAGCGCTGACTCTGCAACTGGCATTGGATAATGGCCAAGCGCCACTGACCCTGCTTAATGGCGATGCCGGCTTGACGCTAGCGGATGCCAAGCTTTATCACCGGCAAGAGCAGGCACAACTGCTGGCTTTTGAAAGTTTGAAGCTGGAGAATCTTTTACTGGCGATCACAGACAACAAACCACAAGTGAAACTTGAGCAAGTCTTGCTGACCGGGGCGAGTTTTTCAGATTTTACCGACAATGAGCTGCCGCCCCTTGCCAGGATCAGTTCTTTTGCGGTACAGGACATTAATGCTTCTGCTTCAGGCGTAAGCATAAATAAGGTGAGATTGGGCAATTTTGATCTGGACGTTTCTCTTGATAAAGATAAACAAGTTGAGAACCTGGTGCAGCTAAGCGGCGAGCAGGGCAGTGAAGAGGTTTCAGAGCCTGGACAGGAGGCGCAGGCACAAGCACAAGCACAGGAAAGTACCGAAACAAACCAAGATACGCCTCCTGAACAACGCTTTTCCCTGGTACTTAATGAATTTGTCCTGGAGCAGGACAGCCATATCCGTTTTCTCGATCGCAGCGTTACCCCGGCATATAAACGGGATTTTATCATCAGCACCTTAAGGGCGGGACCGGTCAATAACCAGCAGCCAGAAATAAAAACCGCCTTTGCGTTAAAAGGCAAAAGTAATGAGTATGCCAAGTTTGACTTATCCGGTTATGCCAGCCCGTTTTTAGCCGAGCCGGTTTATGCCGTCAGCGGCGGTGTTAAAGAGATCAGTTTGCCGGGCATTTCCGCTTATATTAAAAATGCCCTGCAACACGAGTTACAAAGCGGCCAGCTGGACTTGGCACTGGAGCTGAATCTAACCGGTGAGGAAATCGACGGCCATACCGATATCATGCTGCGCGGAGTCGAGCTGACCTCGGCCGATGACCACCAGGTAGACAGTTTAAAAGACCAAACCGCGATCCCTTTTAATGTCGCCCTGGGCATGCTTAAAGACAGTGATGGCAATGTTGAGCTGGATATCCCCTTATCCGGCAATATCAGCGATCCCTCCTTTGGTTTTACCGGCTTTTTAACACTACTGACAAAACAGGCGGTGATGTCGGCCACCAAAGAGTATTTGATGACCACTTTTGTGCCATATGCCAATGTGGTTTCCATTACTTTATCTGCCGGGGAATACCTGTTAAAAGTCCGTTTCAACGATTTGCTGTTATCCCCCGGGGTAAGCGAGTTTGTCCAGGACAATATCGCCTTTATAAATGAATTTTCCGCTCTGATGAAAGATAAGCCCGATACCCAGGTCACCTTATGCGCCGTTGCCACCGCACAGGATATCGGCTTACCGGTGGGCACCGAAGAGCTTACCGACATAGAGATCGAGTCGTTAAATGAACTGTCATTAAAACGCTTAAATCATTTTAAAAGTTATATGGTAGAGCAGGAGCAAATAGACTCCAGCCGCTTATTGCTGTGTAACCCGCAAGTGGATTTGTCGGCTGAAGCACAGCCGAGGATCACTTTCGCCACCTGA